Proteins encoded within one genomic window of Rhododendron vialii isolate Sample 1 chromosome 1a, ASM3025357v1:
- the LOC131320047 gene encoding ethylene-responsive transcription factor-like protein At4g13040 isoform X1 → MVSIRRRRLLGLCSGRSSFLYPLLRFCENGNASGHPIPSTKNVSVHPMPSVDAEKPKEKTIPKASPGSSNLSGSSTSKDQHTHQYPVPEVKRRKRHRRKHFENQEPCVMRGVYLKNMKWQAAIKVDKKQIHLGTVGSQEEAARLYDRAAFMCGREPNFELSEEEKQELRKFKWDEFLAMTRSSITNKKLRRRRSGAGPPRKSEPPMQDSDWEGEEGVNGFSASEDIEPGASVS, encoded by the exons ATGGTAAGCATACGAAGGCGCAGACTCTTGGGACTTTGCTCTG GGCGAAGTTCTTTCTTGTATCCACTTCTTAGGTTTTGCGAGAATGGAAATGCTTCTGGACATCCTATCCCGAGCACAAAAAATGTCAGTGTTCATCCTATGCCTTCAGTGGATGCTGAGAAGCCAAAGGAG AAAACCATTCCAAAAGCAAGTCCTGGGTCGTCAAATTTATCTGGTTCTAGTACCTCAAAAGATCAGCATACACACCAATATCCAG TGCCGGAAGTCAAACGCAGAAAGCGTCACAGGAGAAAGCATTTTGAAAACCAAGAACCATGTGTCATGAGAGGTGTCTACTTAAAGAATATGAAATGGCAAGCTGCAATTAAAGTTGACAAGAAACAAATTCATTTGGGGACTGTGGGCTCTCAAGAAGAAGCTGCTCGCTTGTATGACAG GGCTGCTTTTATGTGTGGGAGGGAACCCAATTTCGAACTCTCGGAGGAAGAGAAGCAAGAACTTCGGAAGTTCAAGTGGGATGAATTCTTAGCAATGACTCGTTCTTCCATTACCAATAAAA AACtccgaagaagaagaagcggGGCAGGCCCACCAAGAAAGTCGGAGCCTCCAATGCAGGATAGTGACTGGGAAGGTGAGGAAGGAGTCAATGGCTTCTCTGCTTCCGAAGATATAGAACCGGGCGCTTCAGTTTCTTGA
- the LOC131320047 gene encoding ethylene-responsive transcription factor-like protein At4g13040 isoform X2: MVSIRRRRLLGLCSGRSSFLYPLLRFCENGNASGHPIPSTKNVSVHPMPSVDAEKPKEKTIPKASPGSSNLSGSSTSKDQHTHQYPVPEVKRRKRHRRKHFENQEPCVMRGVYLKNMKWQAAIKVDKKQIHLGTVGSQEEAARLYDRYQRRFLPSFRQPLLENVYGLKLKLYLEFSNLLGLWPSLISVAGLLLCVGGNPISNSRRKRSKNFGSSSGMNS, encoded by the exons ATGGTAAGCATACGAAGGCGCAGACTCTTGGGACTTTGCTCTG GGCGAAGTTCTTTCTTGTATCCACTTCTTAGGTTTTGCGAGAATGGAAATGCTTCTGGACATCCTATCCCGAGCACAAAAAATGTCAGTGTTCATCCTATGCCTTCAGTGGATGCTGAGAAGCCAAAGGAG AAAACCATTCCAAAAGCAAGTCCTGGGTCGTCAAATTTATCTGGTTCTAGTACCTCAAAAGATCAGCATACACACCAATATCCAG TGCCGGAAGTCAAACGCAGAAAGCGTCACAGGAGAAAGCATTTTGAAAACCAAGAACCATGTGTCATGAGAGGTGTCTACTTAAAGAATATGAAATGGCAAGCTGCAATTAAAGTTGACAAGAAACAAATTCATTTGGGGACTGTGGGCTCTCAAGAAGAAGCTGCTCGCTTGTATGACAGGTATCAACGCCGATTTTTGCCTTCCTTTCGGCAGCCACTGCTAGAAAACGTCTATGGGCTTAAATTGAAACTGTACCTTGAGTTCTCCAACCTTTTGGGCCTATGGCCCAGTCTCATTAGTGTGGCAG GGCTGCTTTTATGTGTGGGAGGGAACCCAATTTCGAACTCTCGGAGGAAGAGAAGCAAGAACTTCGGAAGTTCAAGTGGGATGAATTCTTAG
- the LOC131320062 gene encoding wound-induced basic protein-like, with translation MIYDVNSPLFRSFLSQKGGSSDKRKTEEQKPREQKPKASENKPVMNE, from the exons ATGATCTACGACGTCAATTCACCTCTCTTCAGGTCCTTCCTTAGCCAGAAGGGTGGTTCCTCTGACAAGAG GAAAACTGAGGAGCAGAAACCGAGGGAACAGAAGCCAAAAGCTAGTGAAAACAAGCCTGTTATGAACGAGTGA
- the LOC131320069 gene encoding uncharacterized protein LOC131320069 → MSDPKTTTHFSTLLISALHLIFSFILSHPVYFSYFVFFFSPYLLKLLSFLSPLFITTSLLLLLGFLTLSPVFLHKKNSALELPEPKLGFFLSTYHSIIRRLRPSKTDEGGEELDHFEELEAFKMVFNPSNDFHAVENSVEKTEELCFFDLEEKTVEIDWEEIAQPTKEAKTLEGFFKELDEFEDFVYNVEQKKVDAPDMNSNKVEVKKGVELVGRGSEEIGDKTSRDIGTVTARADNGGEHTSKARGKSERNVDRTDNGGEYTSMFLGSPRSRALKSNLGNYGSMRREVEWKKTLACKLFEERNNVDGGEEGMDSLWETYDRDSSNKAKAKSNTKKNKNKNKNKKKGKSGDRYDDDEEEGEEEEGIDGRLCCLQALKFSAGKVNLGMGKPNLVKISKAIKGFGWLHHVSSRPGKKGHK, encoded by the coding sequence ATGTCTGACCCCAAGACTACCACCCATTTCTCCACTCTTCTTATCTCTGCCCTGCATCTGATATTCTCTTTCATTCTCTCTCACCCTGTCTACTTCTCTtacttcgtcttcttcttctcaccATACCTTCTCAAGctcctctcctttctctctcctctcttcatcaccacctctctcctcctcctcctcggtttcctcactctctctcccgtCTTCCTCCATAAGAAGAACTCTGCTCTCGAACTACCCGAGCCCAAACTGGGATTCTTCCTCTCGACGTACCATTCAATTATACGGAGATTAAGGCCGTCAAAAACAGACGAAGGCGGCGAAGAGCTTGATCATTTTGAGGAGCTTGAAGCCTTCAAAATGGTGTTCAACCCGTCAAACGATTTCCACGCAGTCGAAAATTCAGTTGAGAAAACAGAGGAACTCTGTTTCTTTGATTTGGAAGAGAAAACTGTGGAAATTGATTGGGAAGAAATCGCTCAGCCAACTAAGGAAGCCAAGACGCTAGAAGGGTTTTTCAAGGAATTGGATGAGTTTGAAGACTTTGTTTACAATGTGGAACAGAAGAAAGTAGATGCACCGGACATGAATTCCAATAAAGTTGAAGTGAAAAAAGGAGTGGAATTGGTGGGAAGAGGATCCGAGGAAATAGGTGATAAAACAAGTAGGGATATCGGTACTGTTACAGCTCGTGCCGATAATGGCGGAGAGCATACTTCAAAAGCTCGTGGGAAGTCCGAAAGAAATGTCGATAGAACTGATAATGGAGGAGAGTACACTTCAATGTTCTTGGGAAGCCCACGTTCGAGAGCGCTGAAATCAAATCTCGGGAACTATGGATCGATGAGGAGGGAGGTGGAGTGGAAGAAGACGTTGGCGTGCAAGCTTTTCGAGGAGCGGAACAATGTGGATGGCGGCGAAGAAGGGATGGATTCGCTCTGGGAGACGTATGACAGGGATTCGAGTAACAAGGCCAAGGCGAAAAGCAACacgaagaagaacaagaacaagaacaagaacaagaagaaaggaaagtctGGAGATCGTTACGATGACGatgaggaggagggggaggaggaagagggcATAGATGGGAGATTATGTTGTTTACAGGCTCTGAAGTTTTCAGCAGGTAAGGTTAATTTGGGAATGGGGAAGCCTAATCTTGTGAAGATTTCCAAGGCTATCAAAGGGTTTGGATGGTTGCACCATGTCAGCAGCAGGCCTGGGAAAAAGGGTCACAAGTGA